The genomic interval AAGGAGCCGGGATGCCAGATATGATTTTTGTTTCCGGCCCGGTTTTTGCGCTTCTGGCCGCGGTGCTCTTCGGAATCTCTCCCGTCCTCATCAAAGTGTTCGGCGGGACAATGCCTCCTGTGCTGATGGCGGGAATTCTTTATTTGGGTTCGGGAATCGGCCTTCTCGCGCTGCGCGCCGCGCGCCGTGAAGCGATCGTCAGCCCTCTTAAAAGCCTTCCCAAACCGCAAAAAGCACAGCTTGCCCTTGCCGTTCTTTCGGGCGGAGTGCTGGCGCCCATTTGCCTCACTTATGGAATTTTCTATTCCTCGGCATTCCAGGTTTCCGCGCTTCTCAATTTAGAAACGGTGGCCAGTACCCTTATCGCGTGGCTTGTCTTCCATGAGCACGTCGGCAGGCGGGTGTGGCTCGGAAAAGCCGCCATTGTCTTCGGTGCCGTTTTAATAGGTGCGCAGGGCAAATCGGGGATGGGATTCTCCCTTTCGGGCTTCTGGATCATCGGGGCGTGCACTTTCTGGGGAATCGACAATAATCTGACTCGGAACATCGAAGATATTCCACCGTCCTTACTGGCGGGGATTAAAGGATGGGCGGCCGGGCTGTTTAACATCGCGCTTGCCCTTTTGCTGAAGCAAACTTCGAATGATCTACCGGCGATTACCGTTGCCTTTGCGGTGGGGTTTGTGAGCTACGGACTAAGTCTGGTTTTCTTTGTTTATGCGCTTCGCAAGATCGGCACTTCAAGGACAGCGACCTATTTCGCGACAGCCCCTTTTGTCGGAATGCTGGCTTCCATCGCATTTTTGGCGGAGCGTCCGCCCTTCATGCATTGGATCGCCGGGCTTTTCATGCTCATCGGAGTCTGCGTTTTGTACCGGGAAACCCATGAACATGAGCACACGCATGAAGAAATGACGCACCGGCATATGCACGTGCACGACGAACACCATCAGCACGAGCATGATGGAACCGAGGGCCCGGAACCGCATGACCATGTCCATCACCACAGCCGGCTGACGCATTCTCATCCCCATTCGCCAGATATCCATCATCGGCACGATCACAAATAGAGCGAACGGAAGCGGGAAAGCCCGGCATTTGGGGGAAGACGCCTGGAAGGGCCCGGACCTTATGCGCCTTTGGAAAGCGCCCTGGAATTTTCGGCTTTTTTCTCGATCAGCGCCACGACACTCCACGCAATCTGACTGACCGGCGTATTCTTCGTGTTCCAGACCACGTCGTAAGAAAGCGGGTCGTCAATCCTGCGGTTAAAATAGTCTTTCGCGAATTTTGCCAGCCCGCGGTCCTTCTGAAGGACCCACTTCTTCGCTTTTTCAGCAGACATGCCCAGTTTGACCCTAGTTGCCGCGATGCGGTAATCGAGCGGGGCCACGAGCCTGACGTGGATGCCGAGCGGATGACCGAAGGTAATGAAGGCGCCGCCTCTTTTGACTGCGATGAATTTTCCTTTGGATGCCAGCGCGCGGATGATTTGGAAAATTTTTTTATAAACCGTGTGCTGCGAAGGATGCCCCAAAATCAGCTGATCGAAGATGTCTTCGATTTCGGTGAGGTATTCGCCGTGCACCACGATTTTCGTCGAATGTTTTAAGGCCGGGATCTTGGCGGTTTCACGCTGCAGTTCCTGGTTGAACCGCGTCCATCCCTGGTAAAGCGCCCCCTGCCTTGTGCGCAAAAGATCGAGGATGGCGTCGACGAGCTCGTTAGCGCCCGCGCCTTCCTGGCTGGAAATGGTCACGAACGGATAAGCGCTTTCGGAGAGATTGAGGGAGTCGAATTTCTTTTCTTTGTAGGAGACGCTGTTTAAAAAAGGCCTCCACTTTTCCAGTTCTGTCATGCTCTAGAATATCATTTTTCAGCGGGCATTGCAGGCCGATTTTGAGAGACTTTTCCCGCAGGCGCGAAATAAAAGCGGTGTGAGGCGGCGCCTTCCTTTTTATTAATTCAGAATGGCCGCTTTTCTTACGTCCAATTACGAATCTCCCTATTTCTCAACCCTTCCCGGACGGCCATAATTCAGGTGTCTGAAACGATCAGTCCGCGCGTGGCAGAAGGGGCAAAAGGGAGGAATCGTTGAAAGCCAATTTTGATGCCCATTTTAACGGTATGGTTCCGGGGACCGGAGCTCTCCGTTCTTTGAACAGCGACTTGATTCCCATTGTTGATCCCGCCCTTGGCCACGTGATCGGCTATAAAGACCGCCGCCTCGTCCATTCCGAAGGCGATTTTCACGTCGGCATCCAGGCCTATATTGTATGCACCAACGAAGAGGGGCAAATCGAGGTGCTCGTCCAAAAACGGTCGGGCGTCGTCGACATCGCCAAAGGGCAGCTCGACCAGAGCCTGGCCACGCAGATTCTCGCCAAAGACGGCGGAGGCTTGAGAGCCGCGCTCATCCGCGGCCTGAAGGAAGAGCTGGATATCGACGAGGAGGAAATTGAGGCGGTGCCGCTCGGCCTCCATTCGGAGCTCAAAATTTACAAAAAATACGCCGCGGATCCCGATTTGTACAACCGCGAATTCATCTACCTCAGCTTCGTGCAGATCAAAAGAAGGGACATCCGGTCCAAGAACCCCAAGGTGGCCGATCTCGAATGGGTTTCGTGGGCGGAATACGTCCGCCGCATGAAGGAGTCTCCGGAGAACTTCACGAAAACCGCATGGTTCTACATCATGAATCCGGACATCCTGCATCAGACCGAACAGGAGCTCGAACGGTTCATCAACAAAGCCTCCACGAAGCCGCTCCTGTGCCCGCTCGAAAAAGCTTATTTTTACAGCTATCCCGGGCGCTACGACATCACGATCTCCGTGTACAAGGACAAGCGCGTTTTCATGCACGTCTTCGACCACAAGACGAAAAAAATCGCGCGCTTCGACGACATCCGGAGCGTGGATCCCTGCGAAGGGAAAAACCACCGGCACGTCGCGGTCTACATTACCAAAAAGAGCGGGGAAAATTTCCTTTGGCTGAACGGCGACATGAAGCGGATCCATCGCCAGGCGGACACGCATTCCAAACGGTGCCTGGCGAAGATGACCGCCCAGATCCTGAAGGACATCGCGCGCCTCGAGGAAGAGGCCGCCAGCGACCAGGACTTGAAACTGGCTTGGGCGCTCAAGCGGAAATTCAATTACATCTTCGACATCCTGCGCACGCGGGTGCTCTCGGGCGAAATGCTTTTCTTTGATTCGCTTCCGGCCGACGAAACAGGCGATTTCGGAATCCGCGAGTATCCGGACAACATCATTCTGGTAACCATTCCCGGGACGTACGATCCGCCTCATTATGCCCACATCGAGCTGCTCTTCGACGCCATGATCCACGAGTCGGAAAACGCCCACGGCAAAAGAACGGCTTACGCGTTGTTCTTCACGCCGGTGGGGGATTTCGCGCCGGGCCCGTCCGGGACTTCCTGGAAATCCGAAAAAACCGATTCGAAAACGCGCCATGAAATGTGCTCAAAAGTGTCCGGATTGTTTTATCCGCTGATGCAGACCTCCGAGATCAGCCTCAGGCATCCCGAAGAATTCGGCACGAAGAACGCGGCCTCGCTTTTGAAAGCGTTGAGGGACAGGACGGAATTTACTCCCGTGCGGTTTGTCGTCGCGATCGGAACCGACACTTACCGGAAATGGGGAAAGAACATCAGCGCGGTCCTGCAGGAAGAGAAAGGCAAATATCCCGGCGTGGATTTCAGCGTCCTGATAAGGGAAAGCTGGCAGGATCCTTTGGAGGACAATCTCGCGGCCGGCCTTCCCGAAGGGGTGAAGCTTCTCAAGGGAGTCTATTCTCTGCCGGTCCGTTCAACGCGGGTCCGCGAAGGGCACATGAATCTTTTGCCCGGTTCCGTCCAAAAGTACATCAAGCTCCACGGCTTGTATCCTTCCGCGCCCGCCGTCACGGCC from Verrucomicrobiia bacterium carries:
- a CDS encoding cytidylate kinase-like family protein encodes the protein MTELEKWRPFLNSVSYKEKKFDSLNLSESAYPFVTISSQEGAGANELVDAILDLLRTRQGALYQGWTRFNQELQRETAKIPALKHSTKIVVHGEYLTEIEDIFDQLILGHPSQHTVYKKIFQIIRALASKGKFIAVKRGGAFITFGHPLGIHVRLVAPLDYRIAATRVKLGMSAEKAKKWVLQKDRGLAKFAKDYFNRRIDDPLSYDVVWNTKNTPVSQIAWSVVALIEKKAENSRALSKGA
- a CDS encoding NUDIX domain-containing protein encodes the protein MNSDLIPIVDPALGHVIGYKDRRLVHSEGDFHVGIQAYIVCTNEEGQIEVLVQKRSGVVDIAKGQLDQSLATQILAKDGGGLRAALIRGLKEELDIDEEEIEAVPLGLHSELKIYKKYAADPDLYNREFIYLSFVQIKRRDIRSKNPKVADLEWVSWAEYVRRMKESPENFTKTAWFYIMNPDILHQTEQELERFINKASTKPLLCPLEKAYFYSYPGRYDITISVYKDKRVFMHVFDHKTKKIARFDDIRSVDPCEGKNHRHVAVYITKKSGENFLWLNGDMKRIHRQADTHSKRCLAKMTAQILKDIARLEEEAASDQDLKLAWALKRKFNYIFDILRTRVLSGEMLFFDSLPADETGDFGIREYPDNIILVTIPGTYDPPHYAHIELLFDAMIHESENAHGKRTAYALFFTPVGDFAPGPSGTSWKSEKTDSKTRHEMCSKVSGLFYPLMQTSEISLRHPEEFGTKNAASLLKALRDRTEFTPVRFVVAIGTDTYRKWGKNISAVLQEEKGKYPGVDFSVLIRESWQDPLEDNLAAGLPEGVKLLKGVYSLPVRSTRVREGHMNLLPGSVQKYIKLHGLYPSAPAVTAGAAEVPPVSEIPKTDLQNEAA
- a CDS encoding EamA family transporter, whose amino-acid sequence is MQGAGMPDMIFVSGPVFALLAAVLFGISPVLIKVFGGTMPPVLMAGILYLGSGIGLLALRAARREAIVSPLKSLPKPQKAQLALAVLSGGVLAPICLTYGIFYSSAFQVSALLNLETVASTLIAWLVFHEHVGRRVWLGKAAIVFGAVLIGAQGKSGMGFSLSGFWIIGACTFWGIDNNLTRNIEDIPPSLLAGIKGWAAGLFNIALALLLKQTSNDLPAITVAFAVGFVSYGLSLVFFVYALRKIGTSRTATYFATAPFVGMLASIAFLAERPPFMHWIAGLFMLIGVCVLYRETHEHEHTHEEMTHRHMHVHDEHHQHEHDGTEGPEPHDHVHHHSRLTHSHPHSPDIHHRHDHK